From the Streptomyces nigrescens genome, one window contains:
- a CDS encoding adenylyltransferase/cytidyltransferase family protein → MTHRVGYAPGVYDLFHVGHLNILRHAKSQCDYLVAGVVSDEMAMQAKGQAPVIPLTERLEIVRSVRFVDAAFVETVPDKLETWQQVRFDVIFKGDDWRGTSKGDKLERDFATVGVEVVYFPYTVHTSSTLLRKVLDGLANSA, encoded by the coding sequence ATGACGCACCGAGTAGGTTATGCGCCGGGGGTCTATGACCTCTTCCATGTCGGACACCTGAACATTCTCCGGCACGCCAAAAGTCAGTGCGACTATCTGGTGGCCGGCGTCGTCTCGGACGAAATGGCGATGCAGGCGAAAGGGCAGGCACCGGTCATTCCGCTGACCGAGCGGCTGGAGATCGTACGCAGCGTCCGATTCGTGGACGCGGCATTCGTCGAGACGGTGCCCGACAAATTGGAGACATGGCAGCAGGTGCGGTTCGACGTCATTTTCAAGGGCGACGACTGGCGGGGGACGAGCAAGGGCGACAAGCTCGAACGGGATTTCGCGACGGTCGGGGTCGAGGTGGTCTATTTCCCCTACACCGTGCACACGTCGAGCACCCTGCTGCGCAAGGTGCTCGACGGGCTGGCGAATTCGGCGTGA
- a CDS encoding CDP-alcohol phosphatidyltransferase family protein produces the protein MSQFGYAIRQLSAAQKSAKGVSLYSRYVNRPAGRVLAAAGYTIKLTPNQITMISAVFTFAGVVMIAVLRPSPAAAAGIFAALVLGFALDSADGQLARLTGTGSAAGEWLDHVVDCAKMLALHMAVLISFYRYFGFSDPRYLLLPVAFQFAAVVVFFGGILTEQLKRADRLRSGAGGAAPSASASTLRSVALLPVDYGVFCALFLLFGSQDLFLAMYCVLLAAHLLFMVAFLVKWYRELSVPGR, from the coding sequence ATGAGCCAGTTCGGATATGCGATCAGACAGCTGTCTGCGGCCCAGAAATCCGCGAAGGGGGTGTCCCTGTACTCGCGTTATGTGAACCGGCCGGCCGGCCGGGTGTTGGCCGCCGCGGGCTACACCATAAAACTGACGCCCAATCAAATCACCATGATCAGTGCGGTGTTCACCTTTGCCGGTGTGGTCATGATTGCGGTGCTCCGCCCCTCGCCCGCCGCGGCGGCCGGCATTTTCGCGGCGCTGGTCCTCGGTTTCGCCCTCGACTCCGCCGACGGGCAGCTCGCCCGGCTGACCGGAACCGGCAGCGCCGCGGGGGAGTGGCTGGACCATGTGGTCGACTGCGCGAAGATGCTCGCCCTCCACATGGCCGTACTCATCTCGTTCTACCGCTACTTCGGCTTCTCCGACCCCAGGTATCTGCTCCTCCCGGTCGCCTTCCAGTTCGCCGCGGTGGTGGTCTTCTTCGGCGGCATCCTCACCGAACAGCTCAAGCGCGCCGACCGGTTGCGGAGCGGTGCGGGCGGTGCGGCGCCCTCGGCATCCGCCTCCACGCTGCGCTCCGTCGCCCTGCTGCCCGTCGACTACGGGGTGTTCTGCGCCCTGTTCCTGCTGTTCGGCAGCCAGGATCTGTTCCTGGCGATGTACTGCGTCCTGCTCGCCGCCCATCTGCTGTTCATGGTGGCGTTCCTCGTGAAGTGGTACCGAGAGTTGTCCGTCCCCGGCCGCTGA